One Methylobacterium sp. 77 DNA window includes the following coding sequences:
- a CDS encoding M48 family metallopeptidase, translating into MLLGLWEQQRAVGNWAGFDEERLHLTQIVEALEAKAPRDGRVDYSMQFRRNGKLYGGPFALVQARAALSEVTTFTTVMEWRKLLPPFVIVAGGLAAALSVLVLIGGAALGRMGRNSRDVLVGGFSLVRRLLPPVLALQVLFTTVGSVAAVIFEAGTLARPGLGSGEIKMLLMAAVAVGAVLLAAGATVLGLRRALSAFEPDPLPILGRTVSPAEAPGLWRLIEGLAERLGALEPEAVVVGLTGGFFVSAGPALVEPSGARLTGRILYLPLPYLALLRGDEVAAIIGHELAHYAGGDTAYSQRFLPIYAGVGRSLDAVAEGHSGSFGLLSPSLHLGVFVMDRFHLAVRHWSRAREFAADAAGAGPTSFDAAARALLRTGAVGPRIAETLGAAAEAPGLAPTDLVAASLDHAIARGLDDPAAHLEAEQAHPTDTHPPTRERVVALGRTLDADLLAAAAAVPPPHALGQLAAYFADPAGLSRAATADFLGAVREQEAAFRAHLEATVAEIGTEERALRENTRPGAIALLVAGGFLAGVALLWIAAGLPGLSADQARLVVAVALACGTILAGFGAFRLWRGERTTMFLGPEAMAIPGLDRPIPWDSVADLDMTLGRTGVVTRLLLPPEAPFPQRVPGGRKVKLDARRGIVTITAGLPRKMTVQDFADLVGRYRHAAEARRILAGTDVSSARPANTDIPVSVRPAP; encoded by the coding sequence ATGCTGCTTGGTCTCTGGGAGCAGCAGCGCGCAGTTGGTAACTGGGCCGGTTTCGACGAGGAGCGGTTGCATCTGACGCAGATCGTCGAGGCTCTGGAAGCGAAGGCGCCACGGGACGGACGCGTCGACTACAGCATGCAGTTCCGCCGTAATGGCAAGCTGTACGGCGGGCCCTTCGCCCTCGTGCAGGCCCGTGCGGCACTCAGTGAGGTCACGACTTTCACCACGGTGATGGAGTGGCGCAAGCTTCTGCCGCCCTTCGTCATCGTGGCCGGCGGGCTTGCCGCGGCCCTGTCCGTCCTCGTCCTGATTGGGGGCGCCGCCCTGGGACGGATGGGGCGGAACTCGCGCGACGTGCTGGTCGGCGGCTTCTCCCTGGTGCGCCGCCTGCTGCCCCCGGTGCTCGCCCTGCAGGTCCTTTTCACGACGGTGGGCTCCGTCGCCGCCGTGATCTTCGAGGCCGGCACGCTCGCGCGACCCGGGCTCGGCAGCGGTGAGATCAAGATGCTGCTGATGGCCGCCGTCGCTGTCGGGGCGGTCCTCCTCGCGGCGGGCGCGACCGTGCTGGGCCTGCGCCGCGCGCTCTCCGCCTTCGAACCAGACCCGCTTCCGATCCTCGGCCGAACGGTCTCGCCCGCCGAGGCTCCGGGCCTTTGGCGGCTGATCGAGGGGCTGGCCGAGCGCCTCGGCGCGCTCGAGCCCGAGGCCGTCGTGGTCGGCCTCACCGGAGGCTTCTTCGTCAGCGCCGGCCCGGCCTTGGTCGAGCCGAGCGGCGCGCGGCTGACGGGCCGGATACTCTACCTGCCGCTGCCCTACCTTGCACTTCTGCGCGGTGACGAGGTGGCGGCGATCATCGGCCACGAACTCGCCCACTACGCCGGCGGCGACACCGCCTACAGCCAACGCTTCCTGCCGATCTATGCCGGGGTCGGGCGCTCCCTCGACGCGGTAGCGGAGGGGCATTCCGGATCGTTCGGACTGCTGAGCCCTTCCCTGCACCTCGGCGTCTTCGTGATGGATCGGTTCCACCTCGCCGTGCGCCACTGGAGTCGGGCGCGCGAGTTCGCCGCCGACGCAGCGGGCGCCGGGCCGACCTCGTTCGACGCCGCCGCCCGGGCGCTCCTGCGCACCGGCGCGGTGGGACCACGCATCGCCGAGACCCTCGGTGCAGCCGCCGAAGCGCCCGGCTTGGCCCCCACCGATCTCGTGGCGGCCAGCCTCGATCATGCCATCGCCCGCGGCCTCGACGACCCGGCGGCGCATCTCGAAGCGGAGCAGGCCCACCCCACCGATACCCATCCGCCGACCCGTGAGCGCGTGGTGGCTCTTGGCCGGACCCTCGACGCGGACCTCCTGGCCGCCGCCGCCGCCGTGCCGCCCCCGCACGCGCTCGGCCAGCTCGCCGCCTACTTCGCGGATCCTGCCGGGCTCAGCCGTGCGGCAACGGCGGATTTCCTCGGGGCGGTGCGGGAGCAGGAGGCCGCTTTCCGTGCGCATCTGGAGGCCACGGTGGCGGAGATCGGCACCGAGGAACGGGCGCTGCGCGAAAACACCCGCCCGGGAGCCATTGCGCTGCTGGTGGCCGGCGGCTTCCTCGCCGGGGTCGCCCTCCTGTGGATCGCCGCCGGCCTGCCGGGCCTCTCTGCCGATCAGGCGCGGCTCGTGGTGGCAGTGGCGCTGGCGTGCGGGACCATCCTGGCGGGCTTCGGCGCTTTCCGGCTTTGGCGGGGCGAGCGGACCACCATGTTCCTGGGACCCGAGGCCATGGCCATCCCCGGTCTCGACCGGCCGATCCCTTGGGACAGCGTGGCCGACCTCGACATGACCCTGGGCCGGACCGGCGTCGTTACCCGCCTGCTCCTGCCGCCGGAGGCGCCATTCCCGCAGCGGGTGCCGGGTGGGCGGAAGGTCAAGCTCGACGCCAGGCGCGGCATCGTCACCATCACCGCCGGCCTGCCCCGCAAGATGACGGTGCAGGACTTCGCCGACCTCGTCGGACGCTACCGCCACGCGGCGGAGGCGCGCCGGATCCTTGCCGGGACCGACGTCTCGTCGGCCCGTCCTGCCAACACCGATATCCCGGTTTCCGTGAGGCCCGCACCATGA
- a CDS encoding alpha/beta hydrolase yields MSVIQRHNVRQAGTDGTAMVFAHGFGCDQNMWRFVAPAFEDCYRTVLFDHIGAGGSDLSAYDAEKYASLDGYADDVIELCHALDVSSGVFVGHSVSAMIGVLASKKAPELFDSLVLVCPSPRYLDDDGYVGGFSPPQIEELLDFLDTNHLGWSQAMAPAIMANADRPELGEELTNSFCRMDPDIARRFARTTFLADNRADLAGVTARCLVLQSSEDVIAPQEVGEYVHRHLPNSAFALLDATGHCPNLSAPKETIAAIDRFLRGPVGG; encoded by the coding sequence TTGTCGGTCATTCAGCGGCACAATGTCAGGCAGGCCGGTACCGACGGAACCGCCATGGTCTTCGCGCACGGCTTCGGTTGCGATCAGAACATGTGGCGTTTCGTGGCGCCCGCGTTCGAGGACTGCTACCGCACGGTGCTGTTCGACCATATCGGCGCGGGTGGTTCGGATCTGTCGGCCTACGACGCGGAAAAATACGCCTCGCTCGACGGCTACGCCGACGACGTAATCGAGCTTTGCCATGCCCTGGACGTCAGCAGCGGGGTCTTCGTCGGCCATTCCGTCAGTGCGATGATCGGTGTCCTCGCCTCGAAAAAGGCCCCGGAGCTATTCGATAGCCTCGTGCTGGTCTGCCCGTCGCCGCGCTACCTCGACGACGACGGCTACGTCGGCGGTTTCAGTCCGCCCCAGATTGAGGAACTGCTCGACTTCCTCGACACGAACCACCTGGGTTGGTCGCAGGCGATGGCGCCGGCGATCATGGCAAACGCCGACCGGCCCGAACTCGGCGAGGAGCTCACAAACAGCTTCTGCCGCATGGACCCGGACATCGCGAGGCGGTTCGCACGCACCACCTTCCTCGCCGACAACCGCGCCGACCTGGCGGGCGTGACGGCGCGTTGCCTCGTCCTGCAAAGCTCGGAGGACGTGATCGCGCCCCAGGAGGTCGGCGAATACGTCCACCGCCACCTGCCGAACAGCGCGTTCGCCCTGCTCGACGCGACGGGCCACTGTCCGAACCTGAGCGCGCCAAAGGAGACCATCGCGGCTATCGACCGCTTCCTTCGAGGGCCGGTCGGTGGATGA
- a CDS encoding IS5 family transposase: MRGRKERSESLFSYVRLEARVPADHPLRPIRALADEVLAGLNGRFEALYSGAGRPSIPPEMLLRATLLQAFFSVRSERMLMEQIDYNLLFRWFVGLEMDAVAWHPTVFTHNRDRLLKADVARAFLSGLMALKPVKRLLSSDHFSVDGTLIEAWASMKSFRPKDGSGEPPGPGRNGERDFRKETRSNETHASTTDPDARLYRKSAGQESRLCFMGHALMENRNGLVVDATLTHATGTAEREATLTMLDRHPRRHRITLGADKAYDIRAFVGDLRARRVTPHIAINGAVSKSGKPRKTAIDGRTTRHPGYAISLRCRKRVEEVFGWIKAQAGLAKVKVRSKPKVEAAFTFAAAAYNLVRLPKLLAQSAG; the protein is encoded by the coding sequence ATGCGCGGGCGTAAGGAACGGTCGGAGAGCCTGTTCAGCTATGTTCGTCTGGAGGCGCGCGTGCCGGCCGATCATCCCTTGCGGCCGATCCGGGCGCTGGCGGACGAGGTCCTGGCCGGATTGAACGGACGGTTCGAGGCGCTGTATTCGGGGGCGGGGCGGCCCTCGATCCCGCCAGAGATGTTGCTGCGGGCGACGCTGCTGCAGGCGTTCTTCTCGGTGCGGTCCGAGCGGATGCTGATGGAGCAGATCGATTACAACCTGCTGTTCCGCTGGTTCGTCGGCCTGGAAATGGATGCCGTGGCCTGGCATCCGACGGTGTTCACGCACAACCGCGACCGGTTGCTGAAGGCGGATGTCGCCCGCGCCTTTCTCTCGGGCCTGATGGCCCTGAAGCCCGTCAAGCGGCTTCTGTCGAGCGACCACTTTTCCGTTGACGGCACGCTGATCGAGGCCTGGGCGAGCATGAAGAGCTTCCGGCCCAAGGACGGCTCGGGCGAACCGCCGGGCCCCGGCCGCAACGGCGAACGCGACTTCCGCAAGGAGACGCGCTCGAACGAGACCCACGCCTCGACCACCGATCCGGATGCCCGTCTCTATCGCAAGAGCGCGGGCCAGGAGAGCCGGCTGTGCTTCATGGGCCATGCCCTGATGGAGAACCGCAACGGGCTCGTGGTGGACGCGACGCTGACCCATGCCACGGGGACCGCCGAGCGCGAGGCGACGCTGACGATGCTCGACCGTCATCCGCGCCGGCACCGGATCACTCTGGGGGCGGACAAGGCCTACGATATCCGGGCCTTCGTCGGCGACCTGCGGGCACGCCGCGTCACGCCCCACATCGCCATCAACGGGGCGGTGTCCAAATCCGGCAAGCCGCGCAAAACGGCCATCGATGGTCGCACCACGCGCCATCCCGGCTACGCGATCAGCCTGCGCTGCCGCAAGCGCGTGGAGGAGGTCTTCGGCTGGATCAAGGCCCAGGCGGGGTTGGCCAAGGTAAAGGTCCGGTCAAAGCCCAAGGTCGAGGCGGCCTTCACCTTCGCGGCGGCTGCCTACAACCTCGTGCGCCTGCCCAAGCTCCTGGCCCAGTCGGCGGGATGA